The proteins below come from a single Cylindrospermopsis raciborskii Cr2010 genomic window:
- the ileS gene encoding isoleucine--tRNA ligase, producing MTETGKYKDTVNLPQTDFDMRANAIKREPEIQTFWAENNIYSRLAQENPGELFILHDGPPYANGSLHIGHALNKILKDIINRYQLLQGRKVRYVAGWDCHGLPIELKVLQAMKSPERQNLTPLQLRQKAKDFALVAVREQLNSFKRYGIWSDWDHPYLTLQPEYEAAQIGVFGRMYLKGYIYRGLKPVHWSPSSKTALAEAELEYPEGHVSRSIYTVFPVIKVSEKLKSVLAPFMPDLALAVWTTTPWTIPGNLAIAVNGSLNYAVVEVLPNETSLFHHKYLIVATDLVPRLTTILNVDLRVQVSFAGEDLEHTIYRHPLFDRESPVLIGGDYITTDSGTGLVHTAPGHGQEDYIVGQRYGLPILAPVDENGNFTQDAGKFAGLNVLGEGNQAIIDALAQAGSLLKEEAYQHKYPYDWRTNKPTIFRATEQWFASVHGFREDALKAIASVRWIPPQGENRITPMVAERSDWCISRQRAWGLPIPVFYDQETGEVLLNEDTINHVQAIIAQRGSDAWWELEIAELLPEPYRSNGHKYRRGMDTMDVWFDSGSSWAAVANQRQELTYPVDMYLEGSDQHRGWFQSSLLTSVAVNGIAPYKTVLTHGFVLDEQGRKMSKSIGNVVDPQIIINGGKDQKKDPAYGADVLRLWVSSVDYSGDVRLGGNIIKQLADIRNKIRNTARFLLGSLHDFDPEKNAVSLEKLPELDRYMLNRIYEVFSEVTAAFETFQFFRFFQTVQNFCVVDLSNFYLDIAKDRLYISAADSFRRRSCQTILHIALENLVRAIAPVLCHTAEDIWQFIPYSRSEKSVFQAGWVKVDPQWKNPELENKWHTLRMLRTDVNKVLEQVRMEKRIGSSLEAKILVHLTNSHSPLSQTIKDFHFNPDRENGVDELRYLLIVSQVEIPEDLTQLSQLQYTTTTENWTIGVVNAEGEKCDRCWNYSTHLGESSDHPLLCERCVLSLAGEF from the coding sequence GTGACCGAAACTGGAAAGTACAAGGATACCGTTAATCTCCCCCAAACTGATTTTGATATGCGGGCAAACGCAATAAAACGCGAGCCAGAAATCCAAACATTTTGGGCGGAAAATAACATTTACTCGCGCCTGGCTCAAGAAAACCCGGGCGAACTATTTATACTTCATGATGGACCTCCCTATGCCAATGGCTCATTGCATATTGGTCACGCTTTAAACAAGATTCTCAAAGATATTATTAACCGTTACCAATTACTGCAAGGTCGTAAAGTTAGATACGTGGCTGGGTGGGATTGTCACGGACTGCCAATTGAATTGAAAGTCCTGCAAGCTATGAAGTCCCCAGAACGGCAAAATCTCACTCCCTTACAGTTACGTCAAAAAGCAAAAGATTTTGCTTTAGTAGCAGTTAGGGAACAACTAAATAGTTTTAAACGTTATGGGATATGGAGTGATTGGGATCATCCCTATTTAACCCTACAGCCAGAGTATGAAGCCGCCCAAATTGGTGTATTTGGCAGAATGTACTTAAAAGGATATATCTACCGAGGTCTCAAGCCTGTGCATTGGAGTCCCAGTTCTAAAACCGCTTTAGCAGAAGCTGAATTAGAATATCCAGAAGGACACGTTTCTAGGAGTATTTACACCGTTTTTCCAGTAATTAAGGTTTCGGAAAAGCTGAAATCAGTTTTGGCACCTTTTATGCCCGATTTGGCACTGGCTGTGTGGACAACTACTCCCTGGACCATACCTGGCAATTTAGCCATCGCAGTTAATGGGTCATTAAATTATGCGGTGGTGGAGGTTTTACCTAATGAAACTTCCCTTTTCCACCACAAATATCTGATTGTGGCCACTGATTTAGTTCCCCGCTTGACCACCATTCTCAATGTGGATTTGAGAGTGCAGGTGAGTTTTGCAGGTGAGGATTTAGAACATACTATCTACCGTCATCCCCTATTTGACCGGGAAAGTCCTGTGCTTATTGGTGGTGATTATATTACTACCGATTCCGGTACGGGTCTGGTACATACAGCTCCCGGTCATGGTCAAGAAGATTACATTGTCGGACAGCGTTATGGCTTACCAATCCTCGCTCCCGTAGATGAAAATGGTAATTTTACTCAGGATGCTGGTAAATTTGCTGGCTTGAATGTTCTAGGGGAAGGTAACCAAGCAATTATTGATGCTCTTGCACAAGCAGGTTCTTTACTAAAAGAAGAGGCTTATCAACATAAATATCCCTATGACTGGCGTACTAATAAACCAACTATCTTCCGAGCTACAGAACAGTGGTTTGCTTCAGTTCATGGCTTTAGAGAGGATGCTTTAAAGGCGATCGCCTCAGTAAGGTGGATTCCTCCCCAAGGGGAAAACCGTATTACCCCCATGGTAGCAGAGCGATCGGATTGGTGTATTTCTCGTCAACGGGCTTGGGGTCTTCCTATTCCCGTATTCTACGACCAAGAAACGGGGGAGGTATTGCTAAACGAGGACACCATTAATCACGTTCAAGCTATTATTGCCCAGCGAGGTTCTGATGCTTGGTGGGAACTAGAAATTGCAGAACTCTTACCAGAACCCTACCGTAGTAATGGGCATAAATATCGTCGAGGTATGGATACTATGGATGTGTGGTTTGACTCTGGTTCTTCTTGGGCAGCTGTAGCTAATCAGCGACAGGAACTAACCTATCCCGTTGATATGTATTTAGAAGGTTCAGATCAACATCGAGGGTGGTTCCAGTCTTCCCTATTAACCAGCGTAGCAGTAAATGGCATTGCTCCCTATAAAACCGTATTGACCCATGGATTTGTCCTTGATGAACAAGGAAGAAAAATGAGTAAGTCAATTGGTAATGTGGTAGATCCACAAATTATCATTAATGGTGGTAAGGATCAGAAAAAAGACCCCGCCTACGGTGCAGATGTGTTGCGATTATGGGTTTCCTCCGTTGATTATTCCGGGGATGTCCGTTTAGGGGGTAATATCATTAAGCAACTAGCTGATATCAGGAATAAAATCCGTAATACGGCAAGATTTTTATTGGGTAGTCTACATGACTTTGACCCGGAAAAAAATGCGGTTTCTCTGGAAAAATTGCCGGAATTGGATCGGTACATGTTGAATCGTATATACGAGGTGTTTAGTGAAGTAACAGCAGCCTTTGAAACCTTTCAATTTTTCCGATTTTTCCAAACAGTTCAGAATTTTTGCGTTGTAGACCTGTCTAACTTTTATTTGGATATTGCCAAGGATAGATTATATATTAGCGCAGCTGATAGTTTTAGAAGGCGCAGTTGTCAAACAATCCTACATATAGCCCTGGAAAACCTAGTCAGGGCGATCGCTCCAGTGTTGTGTCATACTGCGGAAGACATTTGGCAATTTATTCCCTATTCCAGAAGTGAGAAATCAGTGTTTCAAGCTGGGTGGGTAAAGGTTGATCCCCAGTGGAAAAATCCTGAATTGGAAAATAAATGGCATACTTTGAGGATGCTGCGCACGGATGTTAATAAGGTCTTGGAACAGGTGCGGATGGAAAAAAGGATTGGTTCCTCCTTAGAGGCCAAAATATTAGTTCACCTTACCAATTCGCATTCACCCCTATCTCAAACCATCAAAGACTTCCATTTCAACCCGGATAGGGAGAATGGAGTGGATGAACTGAGATACCTGCTCATAGTATCACAAGTAGAAATCCCAGAGGATTTAACCCAACTCTCCCAATTGCAATATACAACAACTACAGAAAATTGGACCATAGGGGTGGTAAATGCGGAGGGAGAGAAATGCGATAGGTGTTGGAATTATTCCACTCATCTGGGAGAGTCCTCAGACCATCCCCTGTTGTGTGAGAGATGTGTTTTGTCCCTAGCGGGTGAGTTTTAG
- the cysW gene encoding sulfate ABC transporter permease subunit CysW produces the protein MTTNKSRQKSQYQKQQSWVPSVLIAIAVGYLFLVQYIPAINVFVQAFIKGVEPFWNNLTKTDFLHAAWLTLLLAVISVPINAVFGLCAAWAIARHKFPGRAIVLSIIDLPFSISPVVAGLMIVLLYGRQGWFGGWLQSHDIQIIFAFPGMVLATCFVSMPFVAREVIPVLEEFGKDQEEAAKTLGANEWQTFWRVTLPSIRWGLLYGLILTNARSMGEFGAVSVVSGNIANTTQSLPLFVEDAYKQYETEAAFSAAVLLALLAVVTLVLKEILERKTRIKDDGEN, from the coding sequence ATGACAACAAATAAATCACGACAAAAATCACAATATCAAAAACAGCAAAGTTGGGTACCATCTGTTTTAATTGCCATAGCAGTTGGTTATTTATTTCTGGTACAGTATATTCCAGCTATTAATGTTTTTGTTCAAGCCTTTATTAAAGGTGTTGAACCTTTCTGGAATAACTTAACCAAAACAGACTTTCTTCATGCGGCCTGGTTAACTCTCTTATTAGCAGTAATTTCCGTACCTATTAACGCTGTATTTGGTCTATGTGCAGCCTGGGCGATCGCACGGCATAAATTTCCTGGGCGTGCAATAGTTTTAAGTATTATTGACCTTCCCTTTTCCATTTCCCCCGTAGTAGCGGGTCTAATGATTGTTCTGCTATACGGGAGACAGGGATGGTTTGGAGGTTGGTTGCAATCCCATGATATTCAAATTATCTTTGCCTTTCCTGGGATGGTTCTAGCGACTTGTTTTGTCAGTATGCCATTTGTTGCTAGAGAAGTGATTCCAGTATTGGAGGAGTTTGGTAAAGATCAGGAAGAAGCAGCAAAAACCCTAGGAGCTAATGAGTGGCAAACATTTTGGCGTGTTACACTACCCAGCATTCGTTGGGGTTTACTTTATGGTTTAATCTTAACTAATGCCAGATCCATGGGGGAATTTGGGGCGGTTTCTGTAGTATCTGGAAACATCGCTAATACTACCCAAAGTTTACCTTTATTTGTAGAGGATGCCTATAAACAATATGAAACGGAGGCGGCTTTTTCTGCAGCAGTTTTGTTAGCACTTTTGGCAGTGGTCACCTTGGTGTTAAAAGAGATTTTAGAGCGCAAAACTCGTATTAAGGATGATGGGGAAAACTAG
- a CDS encoding sulfate ABC transporter substrate-binding protein yields MSIKNVAFLKTTNTVLAVILGVSTVLPVLAGSANQNKLISQKPKTVEITLVTYAVTKAAYSKIIPEFVAKWKREKGQDVIIKESYGGSGTQTRAVIDGLQADVVGLALALDTKRIEKAGLINPGWEKEAPNNSIVTRSVVAIETRAGNPKGINTWKDLTKPGVKIVTANPKTSGGARWNFLALWGSVTRNGGNEKQALDFVQKVFKNVVVLPKDAREASDAFYKKNQGDVLLNYENELILAAQQGKADTTYAVPPTNISIEGPVTVVDKIVDKRGTREVSEAFVEFLFTPQAQREFAKVGFRPVNSTVAKEVASKFPKIVKLYTVSNLGGWDAVQKKFFDDGAIFDRIQSAR; encoded by the coding sequence ATGTCTATCAAAAATGTAGCGTTTTTAAAAACTACCAATACAGTGTTGGCGGTTATTTTAGGTGTTAGCACCGTATTACCCGTATTGGCGGGAAGTGCAAATCAAAACAAGTTAATTAGTCAGAAACCCAAGACCGTAGAGATTACTCTTGTAACTTATGCAGTTACAAAAGCTGCTTACAGTAAAATTATTCCCGAGTTCGTAGCCAAGTGGAAAAGGGAAAAAGGTCAAGATGTAATCATCAAAGAAAGTTATGGTGGTTCCGGTACTCAAACTCGTGCGGTGATTGATGGATTACAAGCAGACGTAGTAGGATTAGCACTAGCACTGGACACTAAGAGAATAGAAAAAGCAGGTTTGATTAACCCAGGGTGGGAAAAGGAAGCACCTAATAACTCTATAGTTACTCGGTCAGTTGTAGCCATAGAAACACGAGCAGGAAATCCTAAAGGTATTAATACTTGGAAAGATTTAACTAAACCAGGAGTAAAAATAGTCACAGCTAATCCCAAAACATCAGGAGGGGCAAGATGGAACTTTTTAGCTTTATGGGGGTCAGTGACTCGAAATGGAGGTAATGAAAAACAAGCCCTAGACTTTGTGCAGAAGGTGTTCAAAAATGTAGTAGTGTTACCCAAAGATGCTAGAGAAGCAAGTGACGCATTTTATAAAAAGAATCAGGGAGATGTACTACTGAATTATGAGAACGAACTAATTTTAGCAGCACAACAGGGTAAAGCAGATACAACCTACGCAGTGCCACCAACGAATATTTCTATAGAGGGTCCTGTAACCGTAGTGGATAAAATTGTGGATAAACGAGGTACTCGTGAAGTTTCGGAAGCATTTGTGGAATTTTTATTTACGCCACAAGCACAAAGGGAATTTGCCAAAGTTGGATTTAGACCAGTTAATTCCACAGTAGCCAAAGAGGTAGCCAGTAAATTTCCCAAAATTGTTAAGCTTTATACAGTGTCCAATTTAGGTGGTTGGGATGCAGTGCAGAAAAAATTCTTTGACGATGGTGCCATATTTGATAGAATCCAGTCTGCAAGATAA
- a CDS encoding AAA family ATPase codes for MPKHFNTAGPCQSDIHYMLSPTVRLPDLKALIDGRNYFIIHAPRQVGKTTAMIALAQELTDSGEYTAVMLSVEVGSGFSHNPQQAEQVILQEWKQAIKFYLPKELQPSYWPEGETDSGIGKTLSEWSTQSPRPLVIFLDEIDSLTDEALIFILRQLRSGFPRRPRAFPHSVGLIGMRDVRDYKVKSGGSERLNTSSPFNIKAESLTLSNFTLSEVEELYLQHTQATGQVFTPEAIHQAFYLTDGQPWLVNALARQATQVLVKDITQPITAEVINRAKEILIQRQDTHLDSLAERLREERVKTIIEPILAGEDLPDVPQDDIRYVLDLGLCRDRGQGLEIANPIYREVLPLVLSYTTRASIGVIEPRWLNEQGELLPDELLEAFLEFWRQHGEPLLKSAPYHEIAPHLVLMAFLHRVVNGGGTLEREYAIGSGRMDICLRYGKVVMGIELKVRKEKLDPLTKGLTQLDKYLGGLGLDTGWLVIFDRRAGLPPMGERISTEEVISPGGRTITVIRS; via the coding sequence ATGCCCAAACACTTTAATACTGCTGGTCCTTGCCAATCTGATATCCACTATATGCTCTCCCCAACGGTTCGACTACCGGATTTGAAAGCACTAATTGATGGTCGCAATTACTTTATCATTCATGCGCCGCGACAAGTAGGCAAAACCACCGCTATGATAGCTCTAGCTCAAGAATTGACTGATAGTGGGGAATACACCGCCGTCATGCTCTCTGTGGAAGTAGGATCGGGATTTTCCCATAATCCCCAGCAAGCGGAGCAGGTTATTTTACAAGAATGGAAACAGGCAATTAAGTTTTACTTACCCAAAGAACTACAACCATCCTATTGGCCAGAGGGTGAAACAGACTCAGGAATAGGCAAAACTTTAAGTGAGTGGTCTACCCAATCTCCAAGACCTCTTGTAATCTTTTTAGATGAAATAGATTCCCTGACAGATGAAGCTTTAATCTTTATTTTAAGACAATTACGTTCGGGTTTTCCCCGTCGTCCCCGGGCGTTTCCCCATTCGGTGGGGTTGATTGGTATGCGGGATGTGCGGGACTATAAGGTTAAATCCGGTGGAAGTGAAAGACTTAATACTTCCAGTCCTTTCAATATCAAGGCTGAGTCTTTAACCCTCAGTAATTTTACTTTATCAGAAGTAGAAGAACTTTACTTACAACATACACAAGCTACAGGACAGGTGTTTACCCCGGAAGCCATCCATCAGGCATTTTATTTGACCGATGGACAACCGTGGTTAGTCAACGCCCTAGCTCGTCAAGCTACCCAGGTTTTGGTGAAAGACATTACCCAACCCATTACTGCTGAAGTCATTAACCGAGCCAAAGAAATTCTCATTCAGCGCCAGGATACTCATTTAGACAGCTTAGCAGAAAGATTACGGGAAGAGCGGGTCAAAACCATTATTGAACCAATTTTAGCAGGTGAAGATTTACCTGATGTACCCCAGGATGATATTCGTTACGTCCTGGATTTAGGACTGTGTCGAGACCGAGGACAGGGTTTGGAAATTGCCAATCCAATTTATCGGGAAGTTCTACCCTTGGTGTTAAGTTACACAACCAGAGCTTCCATTGGAGTTATTGAACCTCGTTGGTTAAATGAACAGGGGGAGCTATTACCCGATGAATTATTGGAAGCATTTCTGGAGTTTTGGCGACAACATGGGGAACCACTACTCAAAAGTGCGCCCTATCATGAAATCGCTCCCCATTTAGTGTTAATGGCATTTTTACATCGGGTGGTAAATGGTGGTGGTACGTTAGAACGGGAATATGCCATTGGTTCTGGAAGGATGGATATTTGTTTACGCTATGGCAAAGTGGTGATGGGCATAGAGTTAAAGGTGCGGAAAGAAAAGTTAGATCCCTTAACCAAGGGTTTGACCCAACTGGATAAATACTTGGGTGGGCTAGGATTGGATACAGGTTGGTTAGTGATTTTTGATCGCCGTGCGGGATTACCACCCATGGGCGAGAGAATTAGTACGGAAGAGGTCATTAGTCCAGGGGGACGAACCATTACCGTTATTCGTAGTTAG
- the plsY gene encoding glycerol-3-phosphate 1-O-acyltransferase PlsY: MTIWFVWCGLVIILAYLLGSFPTGYLVGKILKGIDIRQVGSGSTGATNVLRTLGKGPGAFVLIIDCLKGVLAINLVYILYSSQLNLMDSSLNVEAWQSWLVTSVGLMAILGHSKSIFLGFTGGKSVATSLGILLAINWQVGLGTLGVFVVMIAISKIVSLSSIAGAIAVSILMVVFQQPLAYIIFSLLGGLYVIIRHRSNIDRLLAGKEPKIGQKVETQSEQLTGEG, translated from the coding sequence ATGACTATTTGGTTTGTGTGGTGTGGGTTGGTAATTATATTAGCCTATCTATTGGGTTCCTTTCCCACAGGATATCTGGTGGGTAAAATATTAAAAGGCATTGATATTAGACAAGTCGGATCTGGCTCTACTGGTGCAACTAATGTTTTGAGAACTTTAGGTAAAGGTCCAGGTGCTTTTGTACTAATCATTGACTGTTTGAAAGGAGTTCTAGCCATTAATTTAGTGTATATATTATACAGTAGTCAATTGAACTTAATGGATAGCAGTTTAAATGTGGAAGCATGGCAATCGTGGTTAGTCACCTCAGTAGGGTTGATGGCAATATTGGGACATAGCAAGTCCATATTTTTAGGTTTTACTGGTGGTAAGTCAGTAGCTACCAGCTTAGGTATTTTATTAGCAATAAATTGGCAAGTAGGTCTAGGTACTCTGGGTGTGTTTGTAGTGATGATTGCCATATCTAAAATTGTTTCTTTAAGTTCCATTGCTGGTGCAATTGCTGTTTCCATTTTGATGGTAGTTTTTCAACAACCCTTGGCTTATATTATATTTAGCTTGCTTGGTGGTTTGTATGTAATTATTCGTCACCGTAGTAATATTGACAGACTATTAGCAGGTAAAGAACCAAAAATTGGACAAAAGGTGGAAACTCAGTCAGAACAACTAACCGGGGAAGGTTGA
- a CDS encoding sulfate ABC transporter substrate-binding protein produces MGWGCRLPVSILRVKPTKSFISPCLIGIFLGVVVSGCGDRGTNSSSKKEVEITLVSFAVTKTAHEAIIPKFVEKWQQEHGQKVIFKQSYGGSGSQTRAVIDGLPADVVHLALGLDTKKIEKAGLIQPGWEKEAPNNAIVSQSVAALVTRPGNPKNINTWADLSRDDVKLITADPKTSGVARWNFLTLWNSVIRIGGDEAKAKEFVSQAYKNVPILTKDAREATDAFFKQGQGDALINYENEIFLAQENGMKVNYTIPDVNISIDNPIAIVDRNVDKHNNREVVEAFVQFLFTPQAQEEFAKVGFRPVNTTVAKSKTFVDKYPPVKTLSTVKDLGGWGAVQKKFFDDGALFDQIQARGK; encoded by the coding sequence ATGGGTTGGGGTTGTAGATTACCCGTAAGCATACTGCGCGTAAAACCGACCAAGAGTTTTATTTCACCTTGCTTAATAGGTATATTTTTAGGTGTGGTGGTTAGTGGTTGTGGAGATAGGGGAACTAATTCCTCTAGTAAGAAAGAGGTGGAAATCACTTTAGTGTCCTTCGCCGTGACAAAGACCGCCCATGAAGCGATTATTCCTAAATTTGTGGAAAAATGGCAACAAGAGCATGGGCAAAAAGTGATATTCAAACAAAGCTATGGGGGTTCTGGTTCACAAACTCGTGCGGTAATTGATGGTTTACCCGCTGATGTTGTGCACCTAGCTTTGGGCTTGGACACTAAAAAGATTGAAAAAGCAGGTTTAATTCAACCAGGTTGGGAAAAAGAAGCTCCGAATAATGCTATAGTTTCCCAGTCTGTAGCTGCTTTGGTAACCCGCCCAGGCAATCCTAAAAATATTAATACCTGGGCTGATTTATCAAGGGATGATGTAAAACTAATTACTGCTGATCCTAAAACATCCGGGGTAGCACGTTGGAACTTTCTGACTTTGTGGAACTCAGTGATTAGGATTGGTGGTGATGAAGCCAAGGCTAAGGAATTTGTGAGCCAAGCATATAAAAATGTTCCCATTTTAACAAAGGACGCAAGGGAAGCGACGGATGCCTTCTTTAAACAGGGTCAAGGGGATGCTTTGATTAACTATGAAAATGAGATATTTTTAGCGCAGGAAAATGGAATGAAGGTTAATTACACAATTCCTGACGTGAATATTTCCATTGATAATCCCATTGCGATTGTAGATAGGAATGTTGATAAACATAACAATAGGGAAGTAGTGGAGGCTTTTGTTCAGTTCTTATTTACTCCCCAAGCTCAAGAGGAATTTGCCAAAGTTGGTTTTCGTCCAGTAAATACTACCGTAGCAAAAAGTAAAACCTTTGTAGATAAGTATCCTCCCGTTAAGACTTTGAGTACAGTGAAAGATTTAGGCGGTTGGGGAGCCGTGCAGAAAAAGTTTTTTGATGATGGAGCCTTATTTGACCAGATTCAAGCCCGGGGCAAATAG
- a CDS encoding DUF3086 domain-containing protein: MSQEESSTAKLTDDGWEEPTTPVTPPPTEILSPIESYVSQVVESDPHLNSLYTVTAEQVADLQSTQAALKTEISQLQVTYIALQSQVSETQTNLSRIVQESLSLLEQRKQNLQISVEQLERRQERIKNEMRTSFAGTSQDLAIRVQGFKDYLTGSLQDLVTAAEQLPLVPIPEKLKSVTTEVKQDFAKEVKSNVSQSVSVQFAQQQFQETTKQIQRLLEQYRNQPDYYGPPWQLRRTFEPVHVERVSKWFFTLGGRGALQTMSSRLQNVLISSAAVSILHKLYGDRLRTLILANSPERLGEWRRGLQDCLGIGRSDFGPDRGVVLFEAATALAQKADRLIKSNQMPLIIIDDSEEQVSLGLLQFPLWLAFAPDPKMMRDRYDEDF; the protein is encoded by the coding sequence ATGAGCCAAGAGGAATCTTCTACTGCAAAACTGACGGATGACGGGTGGGAGGAACCAACTACTCCTGTAACCCCACCGCCGACGGAAATTTTATCGCCAATTGAATCTTATGTCAGTCAGGTGGTGGAATCAGATCCCCATCTCAATTCTTTGTATACGGTTACAGCAGAACAGGTAGCTGATTTACAATCTACTCAAGCTGCACTAAAAACGGAAATCTCCCAACTACAAGTAACTTATATTGCGCTTCAAAGTCAAGTATCGGAGACCCAAACCAATCTTTCTAGAATAGTGCAGGAGTCATTATCTCTTTTAGAACAACGTAAACAAAATCTACAAATATCCGTGGAGCAATTAGAACGGAGACAAGAACGCATTAAAAATGAAATGCGCACAAGTTTTGCAGGAACTTCCCAGGATCTGGCAATTCGGGTACAGGGTTTTAAGGACTACCTCACAGGGAGTTTACAGGACTTGGTGACCGCAGCGGAGCAATTACCTCTTGTTCCCATTCCAGAAAAACTTAAATCGGTAACTACGGAAGTTAAGCAGGATTTTGCCAAAGAAGTTAAATCTAATGTAAGCCAGTCTGTTAGTGTACAGTTCGCTCAACAACAGTTTCAGGAAACAACCAAGCAGATTCAGCGACTATTAGAACAGTATCGCAATCAACCAGACTATTATGGTCCTCCATGGCAACTAAGACGCACTTTTGAACCCGTCCATGTAGAACGAGTTTCTAAATGGTTTTTTACTCTGGGTGGACGTGGTGCTTTACAAACCATGAGTAGTCGTCTGCAAAATGTTTTGATTTCTTCCGCAGCAGTATCAATTCTACACAAACTATATGGCGATCGCCTGCGTACACTAATTTTAGCGAATAGTCCTGAAAGGTTAGGGGAATGGCGCAGGGGTTTACAAGATTGTTTGGGTATTGGTCGTTCTGATTTTGGTCCGGACAGAGGTGTGGTATTATTTGAAGCAGCTACCGCTTTAGCCCAAAAGGCGGATAGACTAATTAAGTCTAATCAAATGCCTTTGATTATCATTGATGATTCTGAAGAGCAGGTTAGTTTAGGACTATTGCAATTTCCTTTGTGGTTAGCTTTTGCGCCTGATCCTAAAATGATGCGAGATAGATATGATGAAGATTTCTAA
- the cysT gene encoding sulfate ABC transporter permease subunit CysT, with translation MTLSTPTDVSNSNRPGFARTLLNSATRLSWTWRITIFYLLVMLFLPVLAMFLKAGTEPPTKFWQIATSEIALATYNVTFITSLLAAAVNGVFGTLVAWVLVRYDFPLKRIVDATVDLPFALPTSVAGLTLATVYSDNGWLGSLLAPWGIKVSFTRLGVGVAMVFISLPFVVRTVQPVLQEMEKDVEEAAWSLGASPWQTFMKVILPPLLPTILTGVALGFSRAVGEYGSTVIISSNTPFQDLIAPVLIFQRLEQYDYSGATVIGVVLLLISLVLLVAINLLQAWARRYDNK, from the coding sequence ATGACCTTATCCACACCCACAGATGTGAGCAACTCCAACAGACCAGGTTTTGCCAGAACATTGTTAAATAGCGCGACTCGTTTATCTTGGACATGGCGAATTACTATTTTTTACCTGTTGGTCATGTTATTTTTACCCGTTTTGGCTATGTTTCTCAAAGCTGGTACGGAACCACCAACAAAGTTTTGGCAAATTGCTACCAGTGAAATAGCTTTAGCCACTTATAATGTGACTTTTATTACTTCCCTTTTGGCGGCGGCGGTTAATGGGGTGTTTGGAACCCTAGTGGCCTGGGTTCTGGTCAGGTATGATTTTCCCTTAAAACGAATTGTGGATGCCACCGTAGATTTACCATTTGCCTTACCCACTTCAGTAGCCGGTTTAACCTTAGCGACTGTTTACAGTGATAATGGTTGGTTAGGCTCTCTATTGGCACCTTGGGGAATTAAAGTTTCTTTTACTCGGTTAGGTGTAGGTGTAGCAATGGTATTTATATCCTTGCCTTTTGTGGTGCGAACTGTACAACCTGTATTGCAAGAAATGGAAAAGGATGTGGAAGAAGCTGCGTGGAGTTTGGGCGCTTCCCCATGGCAGACATTTATGAAAGTGATTTTGCCACCCCTATTACCGACAATTTTAACCGGAGTGGCTTTAGGTTTTTCCCGTGCTGTGGGTGAATATGGCTCCACAGTGATTATTTCTTCTAACACACCATTTCAAGACTTAATTGCACCAGTATTGATTTTCCAAAGATTGGAACAATACGATTATTCGGGTGCAACAGTAATAGGGGTGGTCTTACTGCTGATTTCCCTGGTTTTATTGGTGGCAATTAATTTATTACAGGCTTGGGCAAGAAGATATGACAACAAATAA